From Desulfoplanes formicivorans:
TGCCCAATTGAACAACAACGAGCCAGGCTCTGAATCCTCTGGCTCGTGAGCAACCAAACGCGACTTTTACGCGTAAGCCCCCTGTGTCAGGGAAGTTGTCGCCTCTTCTGAAATTCATTTAAAGACCAACTAACCTGTCCCTATGTTCGCTTCATGGATCTAATTGATCCCAAATTGGGACCAATTTGGGACTCTTTTATGGATCAAAATGGTACCAAAATTTTTTTATAATGGGTGGAAGTAACACCGATCATAAAAAAGCGTTACCGTTACTAATTTTCAGTTGATGTAACATACATAGTAGGAATTTTTTGAAAATTTTTAAAGTAGATGTAACACTTGGAGAAAACATCATTTTGTCAAGTGCTGGTTATGACAAAATTTTCATAAAAAACCTGTCCCTTTATTCCTTATTCAGTCCCCATGTTTCTTCTTCCGTTTTCCCCTTTTGTCCCGGTCTCATGCTCGCAATCTTTTCATTGAGTAGACCCCACTGGCTCCGGCCAGAGGGGTGAACGTTCTGGTATCCTTTGACTTCAGAAGGTGCCTGACCTGGTCAAAAACATCCTGCACAAATTCCTTTGAGCCCAAGATACGATTTTTCATAAAGAACCTGTCCCCATGTTCGCTGAAGTACGCAGTGCGCAGGGGGAACAAATGGTTTTGGTTTATTTTTTGCGGGAGACGCTGGGGCAGTGGATGGTGCCAAGGTGGAGGGAGGGGCAGGGCTATGTACCCGGCTTCTATGCTCCTTGAAAGGGGGAAGTCCCTGGATGACATTTTTTGACCAGACTTTCCCAATCGTCTGGCGGATTTCCCTGTTCGAGCATTTTTGTGAAAACAGCGTACGGATCTGATTTGCTTCCCTGTTTGCGGAGAGAGCGTGCATCATTGACCCATGCATAGACAATGACCTTTGATTGTGAGTCAAATCTAAAAAAGAGTCTGAATCGTCTACCGATCTTGGCACGCCGCCAGTGGCGATAGGTTGTGCCCATGGTGTTGCCCTGGCGGAAGCGATCACTGTTGGGATTCTTTGGAATTACATCCAAAACAAGGTGGGAAATGGCTGCATAAAGTTTATAGGTTGCACTGGTTTCCAGCTCGGCCGGTCTTTTTTGTTTGATGCGGTTGATGGCTTTTTCGAGATTGCAGATCTGCTCCTTGATTCCATCATGAAAGAGCAAGGTCCAGCCATGTCGTTGCATCAGAGATCAACCTCGCCATCAATGTCATTATTGAGGTCAACAGGTTGGTTGAGCATGGTAAGCATCGAATCTTGCAAATGTTTTGGCAGATCTCGGAGGTGCTTGCCCTGTCGCAAATCCTTTTCCATCAGACCGAGAAACTTGGTAATGGCAGGATCTTCATGCTCGTTTGTCCGTAGACTGCGTACAATGATTTGCTCCCCCTGGATTTCAAAGCTGAGTTTATTGCCACTGGTTAGCCCGAGTGCGGTTCGAATGGACTTGGGGAGAGTGATTTGTCCTTTAGACGTGATCGTTGCGGTTGCTCGAATGGGAATCATGTGAACCTCCTGGATTATGTCTTTGTAAGGATTGTTCCTTACCGCGTCAACATAAGAAGAAAGCCCATTTCTATACAAAGAATATGCAACCTGTCCCTTTGTTCAATACAAAGAATATGCAACCTGTCCCTTTGTTCAGTCCCTTTGTTCACTCTTTAAGTGCGCAGTACGCAGTGCGCAGGGCACAGAGAAAAACAACGTGCCTAATTGAACAACAACGAACCAGGCTCTCAATTTTCTGGCTGGTGAGCAACCAAACGCGACTTTCACGCGTAAGCAGATAGATATCGATAAAAGTATCTCTATATCAGCCGGTTATGAGTTGAGTCTTTGTAAGACCCTCCTTGGGATTTTATGGCTGATCGTTATCGTCTTTTTACAAAGAACCTGTCCCTTTATTCCTTTATTCAGTCCCCATGTTCACTTCTTCCGTTTTCCCCTTTTGTCCCGGTCTCATGCTCGCAATCTTTTCATGGAATAGACCCCGCTGGTTCCGGCAAGGGGGGTGAAGACTCGGGTATCCTTTGACTTCAGAAGGTGCCTGACCTGGTCAAAAACATCCTGCACAAATTCCTTTGAACCCAGGATTCCGGCGTCGGAAAAATACCTGCTCCGGTAGCCAAAGAGCTCATATCGCTTGAGCTCAAAGTTCTTTTTGCGTTCCTGTGCCACGATCCTGGGGTCCATGGGTTTTCCCTTGCCCGTGTCCACAGCTCCTGTTTCATACACGAATTGTCTATACGCCCGCAGGACGGCGGTCTGGTCGTATTCTCCCCATTCTTTCATGCCGAAATCCATGGAGAGGAGGTTGTCCTGATTGTTGGTCTGGACATGATAGCCCAATGTGCACCAGCGGTACTGTTCGGGGCGTTTGGCAATGTTTGCACGGATGGGATTGAGATCCACATAGGCCAGCAGGTTGATCAGAGAATGGCCGTTTTGCACGATGAGTGATTTGAACCGGTCCCCCCAGAAATAGCCCTTGCGGTTGTGGTGCTTGTTGTAGAAGTGCGTGAATCCCTGCTTGATATCCTTGACCAATTTGGAAAGGGAGGACCACCTTTCCCTGAATTGGGCAATGGTTTTGGGAGTGATCTCCCGCCCCTTGGGAAACCAGGATTCCAAGCGTCTTTTCATGGCGTCGTCAGAAAGGTAATCGCTGGGGTGCATGCGGACAACAAGGTGGAAGTGGTTGGACATGATGCAGAAACCAAGCACGTCGACGAAATAGAATCGACTGAAATGGCGGATGAGATGGAGAAGATAGTCCTTTTCACTGTCTTTGAGAGGAAACCCGTCAAGAGCGGTGCGGGAAATGACATGGTACACCGTGGGAACATGGGAACGAACGAATCGGGCGATACGTGGCATGGGAACCCCCTTCTTGGTAGTGGTTACAAGGCAAGGGTTTGAAAAGGAAAGATAAAGAAAAGTTTGGATTTGCCTTACCACGGGGGAGGTGTTTTTTCAACATGTAACCTGTCCCCATGTTCGCTGAAGTGCACAGTACGCAGTGCGCAGGGCACAGGGGAACAACTGGTTTTTGTTTATTTTTTGCGGGAGACGCTGGGGCAGAAGTTGGCGGACAGGCAGGGGAGGGCAGGCGGATCGGGTGGCGCAGGGCAGAGGAAACAACAAAGGCCGGGATTGCTCCCGGCCTTTGTCATGGGTAAGTGGCGTCAGGTCTGGCAGATCAGATAATCCAGTGACTAGAAGTCGTACTTGATACCAATGGCGGCCTTGTAGATGTCTTCGGCATCGTTCGTGTGGTCTGCAGACTTGTCCCAGTCAAAGCTGGCGTAGCCGAGTTCCAGGTAGGCGGCCAGTTCGTCATAGATCTGGTACTTGGTGTCAAAGTCAACTTCAACCAGGCTGTCATCTTCGGCAAAGGTCTTGCCGTACCAACCGTCCTTGTCACTGGTACCCTGGGCGTAGTAGATGGTGAAGGTGTGGGAGAGGTCTTCAACCAAGTTGATGTCCTTCAGCTTGAGACCAAGGGCCCACATGGGCAGGGCGGCAGGATCGTCATACAGATCTCCTTCAGTAAACGGAGAACCATCAAAGATAAGAGTGGAGAAGTTGAGGTCACCACTGATGTGCGGGAAGACGGAGATTTCGTCCTTATCATCATCAGCACCAGAGGTGTACAGGAAGAAGACTTCAGGAGTCATGAAGTCCATCTTGTAGTCAACGGCCAAGTCAAAAAAGTAACCGCGAACATCAATGTCCTGGGTGGTGCCTTCAAGGGCCAAGGAACCGTAAGCAAAATCGGTGAGAACTACAATGGGATCGAACATATCGATCTGAGCGCTGAAACCCGCATGCCACATGGTGGCATCGTCATCAACACCGCCCAGAGCTTCCCCAAGATCATCCTTTATGCCAGATTTCTTGACGGCATCGTCCAATATTTCGGCGATGGGAAGTTCTTCTACTGTATTTTTTCCGATCATGGTGTACAAGAAGTACGGAGTGACGGAAAAGCCATCACCATTGACAGGTACCAAGAGAGCCAGGGTGTCCACTTCGTCACCGCTGGTACCCGCGATGCCGGAGGGATTGTCATCGTCCTTAGCATCGGCGGTGTCCTTATCGTAATCATAGATACCCTTGGTATCGTCGTCGAGATCATAGGAGCGGATCCAGCCGGCGGCAACAGAGACCATGTCATTGATGGGAGCGCTGACCATGAGGGCGGCAGCGTCGTCATCCAAAATGGGAGAGCCCAGGTTGCCAGGGATGTAAATACCCTGGAGACCGGCCTTGATGTTGACCTGGGTGTTGGGGATGTTGAAGTCAAAGTAGGCGTGTTTGACTTCAATGGCCTCGTTGCTATCGGTGCCGAGTTTGCCGTTGCTGTCACCCCAAGTAATATCTCCGATTTCCAAACCAAGAACAGCCTTGAGGTTTTCATTGGCAATGAAGTCGAACCAGAGACGGGCACGCTGACGGGCGCGGAAAGTTTCGCCGTTGTTGGCGTCGTCTTTACCGTCAAAATCCCACCAGGATGCAGCAGCACGCCAAGAACCCCTTGCCTGCATTTCCACGGCAAAGGAGGGGGCCACGCTGCCGATCACAAAGGCAATGACCAGAATTGCGAGAGCAATGCGTTTCATAAATGTTTCCTTCCTCTTTTTGGTTGAACAGATAAAAAAACCAGCCTGACACCATGTAACTGATCTCTGCCTAGTCGTTCCGGGCAGGGATTGCAAGGAGAAAATGGCGGGTTTTTGACAAAAGTTCAAAAATTTTTACGGTATAATTTTTTTAACTGCGGTTTTAGGAATAAAAGAAGGGAGACAGGAGACAGGAAGCGGGAGGCAGGAGAAGGGTAGGGACCGGGCGGTAAAAGATGAGGGCCGGGGGATGCGGAGCGTCTCCCGGCCCTTTGGGGTTATTGGGGGGATTCCTGGTCCAGGGGGTAGGCCACCACAATGGTGCGTTTGGCCTTGAGACCGGTTGCGCCGGGGTAGGTCTGCACGCAGACCACCAGGTCGTTTTTGCCGTTGTTGTTGTAGTCGGCAATGGCGTAATCTACCAGGGTGCCCTTGATGCGCCGGGTTTTCCAGACAATATTCAGGCCAATGCCGTCCCAGTCCAGGGAGTGGATCTCGCCCTGGGAAAAGTTTCTGTAATTGGAAAAGAAATCCGAGGCAATGGACACGGGCCGGGCCACAATGAGCTCGTGGTGCCCCTTGTGGTCCAGGTTGGTGGGCAAGAGCCGGGTGGGCAGGTAGTGGTAGCGCATGTCCGCGTCGTTGCGGTCAACGCCCATGCCCGGGATGGTGTCCAAATCCTCCAGCTTGACTCCGGAAGCCGCGTACATCTCTTCGGTCACGGCCTGGAGGTCATTGGTGGAGGAGTTGACAATGAGGTGGTCGTTATGGGCCACAATGACCTTGTAGTCGTCGCCCTGAGGCAGGTAGGCGAAATTGAACACATTGGACTTTTCCGGCAGGGCCAAGCGCTTGGCCTGCTTGTACTCCCCGGACATGCGCACCAGCTCGTACACACCCGGATCAAAGAGTTTGCCGTGCCCTTTTTTCTGGCCCACCAGGGTGGAGATGAAGTCGGGGGGCAGCTTGACCACGTTGAAAAAGAGCTTGATGCGGTCCTGCTCCACCATGAATTTGCCCTTGGCAAAGGTGAGCACCAGGGAGGCGGGCTTTTCATCTACCCCATCTACCGCAGAGATGAAGATTTCCGTGAGTCCGTCCCGGTTGATGTCCAGGGCGTTGATGTTCAGGTATTTGGCTGTGCGCGATCCCTGGAACACGTCGAGCTTGGCCAGGCGGTTGTCCTGTTCCCGATAGGCATAGACCGTGTGCTCGTCCATGATAAAAATCTCGTTGGTGCCGTCGTTGTCCGCATCCACAACAAGCATGCCCCGGCACTTGTGGGGCAGGGACTGACTGCGCCACCGGCCCGACTGGTCCTGGTCGGTGCTTTCATACCGGAACTGGGGATTGAGCACGGCCTGCTGGCCAAAGCGGGACTGGTTGAAGACCAGGTTGGGGTTCATCTGGTTGACCTGGGCGGTTTCCTGCACCGGCTTGGCCTCGGGCCGCTGGAAAACATCCGCATTGATCTGTTTGGCCGTGGTCTCCAGGGAAGGGATGAGCTGATCAATGGTGGTCTGGGCGGTAAAAGGCGTTGCCTTGCCGTCCTTATGGAGCAGCTGGACATCCAGACTGCATTGTTTGTCCATGATGGTCACGCTGCCGTATACCAGGTAGTCAGCACTGGTGGAAGCCAGTGCCTGTTTGGCCGCTTCCCGGTTGGCCAGGGGGGCCTTGATCAGGTCGCCGGCAAGGGGCTGGAAATGGCCGGGCCAGGTGAGGCGGGTCTGGAGCATGGAGGGGATGCCCTTTTGCAGGTAGGTGTAGGTCTGGGGCCCGTGCACGGCAAAGGGGGCCACCACAAAGGTTTTGGCCGCATCAGCCCAAGCCTGGGTGGATATGGTCAAAAGGCAGAAAAGACTCAGCGCGAGACGCAGGATCATGGATGTTCCTCCAGAGATGAGTGAGCGGAGATGATTCCGCATGATTTTTTTTACATGAGAATTGGGGTGACTTTTGGTTGGGATGGGGGGGATTGTCAAGTTTAAGTGCACAGTACGCAGGACACAGTGCGCAGGGCACTCAAGTGCACAGTACGCAGTACGCAGTGCGCAGGAGTTGTTTCTTGGGACTCGATGGGGGAGTGGTTTTTGCGGTACCGGTTTGTGGCCGGTCTTTCGAGGAGCTTGGTGGGGTGGTTGACGCGTCTTGTGAGGGCCATTAGTCGGGGAGTTGGATTGTACGTTGATTCTTGGCCTTGGGAGGTGAAAGACAGCATCATGGTTTCCAGACGAGATTTTTTATTCAGCGCGGTGCGCCGGGTGCGCCAGAATGTGGAGGAGGCGGGTTCGGTTTCTGTTTCCAAACCGGTTTCTGGCATTGGTAAAGAAATCAGGGAGGCCGACCAGTTGTTTGGCCAGGGAAAGTGGGAGCAGGCCCGGGACGCGTACAAGGAAGTTCTGGCCCGGGAACCCCATCATCTTGAGGCGCGGGTGCAGGTGATGATCTGCCACTACCGGCTGGATGAAATCAATCCGGCCAAGGTGTGCGCCCGACAGGTTCTGCAGAAAGATCCTGCAAACCATACGGCCAGGCTGTTTCTGGGGCTGGCATGGCTCAAAAAGGACAATCTGGAAAAGGCCATGGAGGCCTGGGACGGGTATTTTGACACCACCAATCCCCAGGTGCTCCGGGAAGTCAATGTGCACAAGGCCCTTTTCGAGTCAGGAGAAGAGCTCGA
This genomic window contains:
- a CDS encoding FG-GAP-like repeat-containing protein, yielding MILRLALSLFCLLTISTQAWADAAKTFVVAPFAVHGPQTYTYLQKGIPSMLQTRLTWPGHFQPLAGDLIKAPLANREAAKQALASTSADYLVYGSVTIMDKQCSLDVQLLHKDGKATPFTAQTTIDQLIPSLETTAKQINADVFQRPEAKPVQETAQVNQMNPNLVFNQSRFGQQAVLNPQFRYESTDQDQSGRWRSQSLPHKCRGMLVVDADNDGTNEIFIMDEHTVYAYREQDNRLAKLDVFQGSRTAKYLNINALDINRDGLTEIFISAVDGVDEKPASLVLTFAKGKFMVEQDRIKLFFNVVKLPPDFISTLVGQKKGHGKLFDPGVYELVRMSGEYKQAKRLALPEKSNVFNFAYLPQGDDYKVIVAHNDHLIVNSSTNDLQAVTEEMYAASGVKLEDLDTIPGMGVDRNDADMRYHYLPTRLLPTNLDHKGHHELIVARPVSIASDFFSNYRNFSQGEIHSLDWDGIGLNIVWKTRRIKGTLVDYAIADYNNNGKNDLVVCVQTYPGATGLKAKRTIVVAYPLDQESPQ
- a CDS encoding type II toxin-antitoxin system PrlF family antitoxin, coding for MIPIRATATITSKGQITLPKSIRTALGLTSGNKLSFEIQGEQIIVRSLRTNEHEDPAITKFLGLMEKDLRQGKHLRDLPKHLQDSMLTMLNQPVDLNNDIDGEVDL
- a CDS encoding outer membrane homotrimeric porin translates to MKRIALAILVIAFVIGSVAPSFAVEMQARGSWRAAASWWDFDGKDDANNGETFRARQRARLWFDFIANENLKAVLGLEIGDITWGDSNGKLGTDSNEAIEVKHAYFDFNIPNTQVNIKAGLQGIYIPGNLGSPILDDDAAALMVSAPINDMVSVAAGWIRSYDLDDDTKGIYDYDKDTADAKDDDNPSGIAGTSGDEVDTLALLVPVNGDGFSVTPYFLYTMIGKNTVEELPIAEILDDAVKKSGIKDDLGEALGGVDDDATMWHAGFSAQIDMFDPIVVLTDFAYGSLALEGTTQDIDVRGYFFDLAVDYKMDFMTPEVFFLYTSGADDDKDEISVFPHISGDLNFSTLIFDGSPFTEGDLYDDPAALPMWALGLKLKDINLVEDLSHTFTIYYAQGTSDKDGWYGKTFAEDDSLVEVDFDTKYQIYDELAAYLELGYASFDWDKSADHTNDAEDIYKAAIGIKYDF
- a CDS encoding transposase, encoding MPRIARFVRSHVPTVYHVISRTALDGFPLKDSEKDYLLHLIRHFSRFYFVDVLGFCIMSNHFHLVVRMHPSDYLSDDAMKRRLESWFPKGREITPKTIAQFRERWSSLSKLVKDIKQGFTHFYNKHHNRKGYFWGDRFKSLIVQNGHSLINLLAYVDLNPIRANIAKRPEQYRWCTLGYHVQTNNQDNLLSMDFGMKEWGEYDQTAVLRAYRQFVYETGAVDTGKGKPMDPRIVAQERKKNFELKRYELFGYRSRYFSDAGILGSKEFVQDVFDQVRHLLKSKDTRVFTPLAGTSGVYSMKRLRA
- a CDS encoding type II toxin-antitoxin system YhaV family toxin is translated as MQRHGWTLLFHDGIKEQICNLEKAINRIKQKRPAELETSATYKLYAAISHLVLDVIPKNPNSDRFRQGNTMGTTYRHWRRAKIGRRFRLFFRFDSQSKVIVYAWVNDARSLRKQGSKSDPYAVFTKMLEQGNPPDDWESLVKKCHPGTSPFQGA
- a CDS encoding tetratricopeptide repeat protein, with the protein product MVSRRDFLFSAVRRVRQNVEEAGSVSVSKPVSGIGKEIREADQLFGQGKWEQARDAYKEVLAREPHHLEARVQVMICHYRLDEINPAKVCARQVLQKDPANHTARLFLGLAWLKKDNLEKAMEAWDGYFDTTNPQVLREVNVHKALFESGEELDCQAVAREMEKVIFV